Proteins encoded within one genomic window of Fragaria vesca subsp. vesca linkage group LG1, FraVesHawaii_1.0, whole genome shotgun sequence:
- the LOC101295944 gene encoding uncharacterized protein LOC101295944, with amino-acid sequence MAFSPTLSHNSFSSFSPVPQTLRRIPLHRLPIRAVKAAAEPEKDKTPQESSSNAQPSSPSKGTATLKPPKKPVYSMKKGQIVRVDKEKYLNSVNYLSVGHPPYYKGLDYIYEDRGEVLDLRIFETGEYALIAWVGVPTAPAWLPTEMLIKSEKLDYERL; translated from the exons ATGGCTTTCTCTCCAACCCTGTCACACAACTCATTCTCATCCTTCTCTCCCGTCCCACAGACTTTGAGAAGAATCCCTCTTCACCGTTTGCCCATTAGAGCTGTGAAAGCTGCTGCAGAACCAGAAAAGGACAAAACTCCCCAAGAGTCTAGTTCCAATGCTCAGCCTTCAAGTCCAAGCAAAGGCACAGCCACCCTTAAGCCTCCAAAGAAGCCTGTCTATTCCA TGAAGAAGGGTCAGATTGTGAGGGTGGACAAAGAGAAGTACCTTAACAGTGTTAAT TATCTATCTGTTGGACATCCACCTTATTACAAAGGGTTGGACTATATATATGAAGACCGTGGTGAG GTATTGGATTTGCGCATATTTGAGACTGGAGAGTATGCACTG ATAGCATGGGTTGGGGTACCTACAGCACCAGCATGGCTTCCAACAGAAATGCTCATCAAG TCAGAAAAACTCGATTATGAGAGACTATGA